The following is a genomic window from Streptomyces sp. BHT-5-2.
CGAGACTGACCTGGCCGAGCGAATGCACGTCAGCGTCGATGACATCGAGGGCATCGAGACGGCCACCGAGCCGCCGCCCATCGCAGTCGTCATGCGCCTGGCCCGCGCCCTGGACGTTGCACCTTGCCGGCGGAGACGAGCCCACCGTCATGATCGCCGCCTCGGCAGCCTGAGCCGGGGAGGAGTTATGCAGGACCCATCTTCCGCACTCGCGCGCGAGCTCGGACAACTCGTCCAGGCCCGTCGTATCCAACTCGACCTATCCCAGGCGGAGCTGGCCGAGCGGTGTGGGATGAAGCAACCCCAGATCTGCCGCTTCGAAGGTGGCGGGACCGTGCCGACGCTTCCTCTCCTGCGACGCCTGGCCCACGCCCTCGGCGCAGACCTCACCATCAGCCCCACCCCGCACGACAAAGCCGCTTGACGGAATTTCGGCGTTCCTGGAATTCGCCGGAGGGCGCAGAGCGCTGACGGCAGTAGCGACGGCAACGGCCACGAATTACAGCGAACGAGCACGAACACCGAATTGCTGTCAACTCGCATCCTGACAAGCGAAGTCGCAGCATCATCCCCCCTTGACCGCCAGTTCGTCGCGCAGCGCCTGCA
Proteins encoded in this region:
- a CDS encoding helix-turn-helix domain-containing protein, translated to MNHSEWRTRRHRQMLGEHLDADPEYDRVYEEAGLAMTLGKAIYDRRMQLGLSETDLAERMHVSVDDIEGIETATEPPPIAVVMRLARALDVAPCRRRRAHRHDRRLGSLSRGGVMQDPSSALARELGQLVQARRIQLDLSQAELAERCGMKQPQICRFEGGGTVPTLPLLRRLAHALGADLTISPTPHDKAA